A window of Ptychodera flava strain L36383 chromosome 1, AS_Pfla_20210202, whole genome shotgun sequence contains these coding sequences:
- the LOC139142984 gene encoding prostaglandin reductase 1-like, which yields MVKARKFVLVKHFVGSPKDSDLKLVEEELPEIKDGEFLCEAVYHSLDPGMRPYSGKWQKEGDTMMGQQVAKVVQSKHKDYPVGTNVLTDVLCGWRSHFVSSEGQGIMTKLDHLPPEIPLEQALGAVGLIGYTAYFGMNDICQPKEGETLVVNGAAGAVGSLVGQIGKIKGCRVIGYAGSDEKVKYLKELGFDAAFNYKTVDLDETLKAAAPNGVDVYFDNVGGTFSVTVRRHMNKCGRISLCGAISQYNLKEPLMVPCQDFMMVSEEIKSQGFLCLSKSERFPEAYKQMSEWYLQGKLKLDMHWTEGFENMPKAFFELFTGWNLGKAIVKA from the exons ATGGTGAAAGCCAGGAAGTTCGTTCTTGTAAAACATTTTGTCGGGTCCCCCAAGGACAGTGATTTGAAACTTGTGGAAGAGGAGCTCCCAGAAATAAAAGATGGCG aatttttgtgTGAAGCTGTCTACCACTCACTCGACCCTGGAATGAG GCCATATAGTGGCAAATGGCAGAAAGAGGGCGATACAATGATGGGACAGCAAGTAGCGAA AGTTGTTCAAAGTAAACATAAAGACTATCCGGTCGGTACTAATGTCTTGACGGATGTCCTTTGCGGCTGGCGAAGTCATTTTGTAAGTTCCGAGGGTCAGGGAATAATGACCAAACTTGACCACCTTCCACCGGAGATTCCACTCGAACAAGCATTGGGAGCTGTCGGCTTGATAGG GTACACGGCTTACTTTGGTATGAACGACATTTGCCAACCGAAAGAGGGCGAAACTCTCGTGGTCAACGGAGCGGCGGGCGCGGTGGGTAGTTTGGTCGGACAGATTGGAAAGATTAAG GGATGTCGTGTGATTGGCTACGCCGGATCCGATGAGAAAGTCAAGTACCTCAAGGAACTCGGCTTTGACGCAGCTTTCAATTACAAAACGGTCGATCTTGACGAGACTTTGAAGGCAGCTGCCCCCAACGGCGTTGATGTGTATTTTGACAAT GTCGGTGGTACGTTTTCTGTCACTGTTCGTAGACACATGAACAAGTGTGGTCGCATCAGTCTATGTGGCGCCATTTCGCAGTACAACCTGAAAGAACCCTTAATGG TGCCTTGTCAAGATTTCATGATGGTCAGTGAAGAGATTAAAAGTCAAGGCTTCCTTTGTCTATCAAAATCAGAGAGATTTCCGGAAGCATACAAGCAGATGTCAGAATGGTACCTACAG gGGAAACTTAAACTAGATATGCATTGGACGGAAGGCTTCGAGAACATGCCGAAGGCTTTCTTTGAGTTGTTCACTGGTTGGAACCTGGGCAAAGCCATCGTGAAAGCCTGA